From Vallitalea longa, one genomic window encodes:
- a CDS encoding HAD family hydrolase, with product MYNNYVFNLYGTLIDIKTNEEKDEIWEKFAIYYGYNGAHYEKEELKEKYNTIVKKLMKMNNKYECPDYEIEDVFFKLYKDKGIKPKKKAKQAAKTFRLLSTDYIKVYDGVVETLERLAAEGKKIFLLSNAQKAFANSEMKYLGIKQYFDGICISSDVGIRKPDTKFYEYFLEKEQLDKKDTIFIGNDLIDLKGANDMGIDSLYIHSNLSNEQPEEVTSKYKILDGDIRKIFEVIN from the coding sequence ATGTATAACAATTATGTTTTTAATTTATATGGTACTCTGATAGATATTAAGACGAATGAAGAGAAAGACGAGATTTGGGAAAAATTTGCTATTTATTATGGTTATAATGGTGCGCATTATGAAAAAGAGGAATTAAAGGAAAAGTACAATACCATAGTTAAGAAACTTATGAAGATGAATAATAAATACGAATGTCCAGATTATGAAATTGAAGATGTATTTTTCAAATTGTACAAGGATAAAGGAATAAAACCTAAGAAAAAAGCGAAACAAGCAGCTAAGACTTTTAGACTTCTATCTACAGATTATATTAAAGTATATGATGGCGTTGTCGAAACGCTAGAAAGACTTGCAGCAGAAGGCAAAAAAATCTTTTTATTATCGAATGCACAAAAAGCATTTGCTAATTCTGAAATGAAGTATTTAGGAATCAAACAGTATTTTGATGGTATATGTATATCTTCTGATGTTGGTATACGTAAACCAGATACTAAGTTCTATGAATATTTTCTTGAAAAAGAACAATTAGATAAAAAAGATACAATATTTATTGGCAATGATTTAATTGATTTAAAAGGTGCTAATGATATGGGTATTGATTCATTATATATACACTCCAATTTATCTAATGAACAACCTGAAGAAGTAACATCTAAATATAAAATACTAGATGGAGATATACGTAAAATATTTGAAGTCATAAATTAA
- a CDS encoding TRM11 family SAM-dependent methyltransferase encodes MNKYAILANPGHNRIYFDTALKIAISEIEAIAKAYDMEINDIEEGDIGLPASIIFSTNRKLTDEDFRVLGFSSIYYALFEIVEDSLLRPIDIPDFHTFPESMVQILKYNGKTNEQFTRLMVNLAITVCGTNSKKITLLDPMCGKGTTLYEGFIRGFDVKGIEIDGQWTKEIQTYIVRYLKEGRYKHKVVKSKQTDSKGKKIADTFALTSAATKADYNDKNVQAFQIYNSDTTCANLLIKKKSCDIIVSDLPYGVQHGSKNHKGSKISRSPLELLKSAIPAWNHSLKIKGSMVLSYNEFTMKYRDVEAVLLENGFKVLNESPYNNYLHRVNQSINRNLIVAVKVN; translated from the coding sequence ATGAACAAATATGCAATACTAGCCAATCCAGGACACAATCGTATCTATTTTGATACTGCCCTGAAAATAGCTATATCGGAGATAGAAGCAATAGCCAAAGCTTATGATATGGAAATTAATGATATTGAAGAAGGAGATATTGGACTTCCCGCTTCAATAATTTTTAGCACTAATAGAAAATTAACAGATGAAGATTTTAGAGTGTTAGGATTTTCATCTATATATTACGCTTTATTTGAAATAGTAGAAGATTCTCTTCTTAGACCTATAGATATTCCTGATTTTCACACATTCCCTGAGAGCATGGTACAGATTCTGAAATACAATGGTAAAACAAACGAACAGTTCACAAGGCTTATGGTGAATCTTGCAATTACTGTATGTGGTACCAACAGCAAGAAAATTACATTGCTTGACCCTATGTGTGGTAAAGGAACTACATTATATGAAGGTTTTATCAGAGGGTTTGATGTTAAAGGTATAGAAATCGATGGACAATGGACTAAAGAGATTCAGACATATATTGTTAGATATCTAAAAGAGGGAAGATACAAACACAAAGTAGTAAAATCCAAACAAACTGATTCCAAAGGGAAAAAAATAGCGGATACGTTCGCTTTAACATCAGCAGCAACAAAAGCAGATTATAATGATAAGAATGTACAGGCTTTTCAAATATACAATTCTGATACAACATGTGCTAATCTTCTTATAAAGAAAAAATCATGTGATATTATAGTATCTGACCTGCCTTATGGAGTTCAACACGGAAGTAAAAACCACAAAGGATCCAAAATCTCTAGAAGTCCACTAGAGCTATTAAAGAGTGCCATTCCAGCTTGGAATCATTCATTAAAGATAAAAGGAAGTATGGTCTTGTCATATAATGAATTCACGATGAAGTATAGAGATGTGGAAGCGGTGTTATTGGAAAACGGGTTTAAGGTACTCAACGAATCACCATACAACAACTATCTCCATAGAGTCAATCAATCAATAAATAGAAATCTGATAGTAGCTGTAAAAGTAAATTAA
- a CDS encoding class I SAM-dependent rRNA methyltransferase, which produces MKETNIRIKQKYIDKIKKGYPLIEKDSIVDIGKLRREGMIINLIDSNNKFIAKGYFGRQNKGNGWILSYDKNEIIDYEFFRNKIEEAINSRKHMFRNEETTAFRVFNGEGDNIGGLTIDYYDGYYLINWYSEGIYMFRNHIYKALEDLTDYKAIYQKKRFSAGGKYVEEDDFVIGVRGNFPIVVKENGVNFAVYLNEGAMVGFFMDQRDVRNIIKEKYAKDKNVLNTFSYTGAFSVFAALGGAMKTTSVDLANRSRKKTMEQFQINNINTDEQDIIVEDVFKYFKYAVKKHLLFDLVILDPPSFAKSKKFTFSASKDYSNLLKEAISITNKSGIIIASTNCSSFNMKRFKQFIDKAFSETYNKYDIIEEFSLPCDFRIKPEYKESNYLKVVFIKKL; this is translated from the coding sequence ATGAAAGAAACTAACATAAGGATAAAACAAAAATATATAGATAAAATCAAAAAAGGATATCCGTTAATTGAAAAAGATTCAATAGTAGATATTGGCAAACTCCGTAGGGAAGGTATGATAATCAACCTTATAGATAGTAACAACAAATTTATTGCCAAAGGATATTTTGGAAGACAGAATAAGGGTAATGGTTGGATATTATCATATGATAAAAATGAAATAATAGATTATGAATTCTTTAGGAACAAGATAGAAGAAGCAATTAATTCACGTAAACATATGTTCAGGAATGAAGAAACTACAGCCTTTCGTGTTTTTAATGGTGAAGGAGATAACATAGGTGGACTGACTATAGATTATTATGATGGTTATTATCTCATTAATTGGTATAGCGAAGGAATATATATGTTCAGAAATCATATCTATAAAGCTCTTGAGGACCTTACTGATTATAAGGCTATATATCAGAAGAAGAGGTTTAGTGCCGGTGGAAAATATGTTGAAGAAGATGACTTCGTAATAGGAGTAAGAGGTAATTTCCCTATTGTTGTTAAAGAGAATGGAGTTAATTTTGCGGTATACCTTAATGAAGGAGCCATGGTAGGTTTTTTCATGGACCAAAGAGACGTAAGAAACATAATAAAAGAAAAATATGCAAAAGATAAAAATGTACTTAATACTTTTTCATATACAGGTGCATTTTCTGTTTTTGCTGCATTAGGTGGAGCTATGAAAACTACCAGTGTAGACTTGGCTAATAGAAGTCGAAAAAAGACAATGGAGCAATTTCAGATTAATAACATAAATACTGATGAGCAGGACATAATAGTAGAAGATGTTTTTAAATATTTTAAATATGCAGTTAAGAAGCATTTATTATTCGATCTAGTTATCCTAGATCCTCCGAGCTTCGCAAAATCAAAAAAATTCACTTTTAGTGCATCAAAAGATTATTCCAATTTATTGAAAGAAGCTATCTCAATAACTAATAAAAGTGGTATAATAATAGCATCTACTAATTGTAGTTCTTTTAATATGAAAAGATTTAAACAATTCATAGATAAAGCATTTAGCGAAACTTACAATAAATATGATATAATCGAAGAATTTTCTTTACCATGTGATTTTAGGATTAAACCTGAATATAAAGAGAGTAATTATCTTAAAGTCGTATTTATAAAAAAATTATAG
- a CDS encoding PspC domain-containing protein produces MKRLVKSRKNKKINGVCGGIAEYLDVDPTIIRLIFTIGILFGGAGLWAYIICVFVIPEE; encoded by the coding sequence ATGAAACGACTTGTAAAATCTAGAAAAAATAAAAAGATTAACGGTGTCTGTGGAGGTATCGCTGAGTATTTGGATGTAGACCCAACAATTATCAGATTAATATTTACCATTGGAATATTATTTGGTGGAGCAGGATTATGGGCTTACATTATATGTGTTTTTGTTATTCCGGAAGAATAA
- a CDS encoding response regulator transcription factor yields the protein MERTVLIIEDEVIMRDLISVAFRDNGFQVLEAADGEEALEIFEENPIDLVLLDIVMPKLDGWSVCRRIRSKSDVVIIMLTSRDDDEDQLLGFELGVDEYVIKPINIQVLLARSQRLLERVSNNDNKLKNIINKSGITIDKAAYSVMLDNEKIEFAPKEYELLLFLIENEGRVLTREKILDTIWGYDYFGDYRVVDTHIKKIRKKLKTKAKFIHTVVRAGYKFDTNI from the coding sequence ATGGAAAGAACAGTATTGATTATAGAAGATGAAGTTATCATGAGAGATTTGATATCTGTGGCTTTTAGAGATAACGGGTTTCAAGTACTAGAAGCTGCGGATGGAGAAGAAGCACTAGAGATCTTTGAAGAAAATCCAATAGATTTAGTGCTTTTGGATATTGTTATGCCAAAACTAGATGGGTGGTCAGTATGTAGAAGGATAAGGTCGAAATCAGATGTAGTAATTATTATGCTTACGTCTAGAGATGATGATGAAGACCAGCTTCTGGGTTTTGAATTAGGTGTTGACGAATATGTTATCAAGCCTATTAATATTCAAGTTCTGTTGGCTAGAAGCCAACGATTGCTTGAAAGAGTTTCCAATAATGATAATAAGTTGAAAAATATTATTAATAAATCAGGTATTACTATTGATAAGGCAGCATATTCTGTAATGTTGGATAATGAAAAAATAGAGTTTGCACCAAAAGAATATGAACTTCTATTATTTCTAATTGAAAATGAAGGTAGAGTACTTACTAGAGAAAAGATACTTGATACTATTTGGGGTTATGATTATTTTGGAGATTATAGAGTTGTAGATACTCATATAAAAAAAATCAGAAAGAAATTAAAGACTAAAGCAAAATTCATACATACTGTTGTAAGAGCCGGATACAAATTTGATACTAATATATAA
- a CDS encoding AI-2E family transporter — MKIKLDHGYMKKIKYITLGFVIIYIIYLVMTNIGDVINGVSDAFSFIVKILSPFLWGLAIAYLLNPLVRYFEKILSKIRINKKWDRNHRKQRRTIIRGISLFLTIISIIVIITLLVNSVFVMINGSFREFNISDLLKEITDRFKNYSKELSGLDETLNNMGIAANITQFVRQIAEGLVAQITNIATSITTRVTTIGRYVIDISFGFVFAFNFIMNKEYFQNLLENAMRLVLSEKKKNGLKEILHEINIVFLSFIRGKIIDLTLLSFVTVISLIIIQSDYAFIVGTFAGYTNIIPYLGTWIGIIPAVIIALVKDGWQAALFVGAYIVIIQQVYYVFVSPKIQGKSIGMHPVFILLAMFVFGKFFGLLGVILSIPMGGIVKIFINRWVKRRQDKKSIALIDLKK, encoded by the coding sequence ATGAAGATTAAACTGGACCATGGATACATGAAGAAAATAAAATACATAACTTTAGGTTTTGTAATCATTTATATTATTTATCTAGTTATGACTAATATTGGTGATGTAATCAATGGTGTATCTGATGCTTTTTCTTTTATTGTTAAGATACTATCACCATTTTTATGGGGACTTGCTATTGCTTACCTCTTGAATCCTTTAGTGAGGTATTTTGAAAAGATTTTAAGTAAAATAAGGATAAATAAAAAATGGGATAGAAATCATAGAAAACAAAGAAGAACTATTATTAGGGGAATTAGCCTTTTCTTAACTATTATATCAATAATCGTTATAATAACGTTACTTGTTAATAGTGTTTTCGTTATGATAAATGGTAGTTTTAGAGAATTTAACATATCAGATTTATTGAAAGAGATAACTGATAGGTTTAAAAATTATTCAAAAGAACTAAGTGGATTAGATGAAACTCTTAATAATATGGGAATAGCAGCTAATATTACACAATTTGTAAGACAAATAGCTGAAGGTTTGGTTGCTCAGATAACAAATATTGCAACATCGATTACAACTAGAGTTACAACGATAGGAAGATATGTCATTGATATCTCTTTTGGATTCGTTTTCGCATTTAATTTCATTATGAACAAAGAGTATTTTCAGAATTTATTAGAAAATGCTATGAGGCTTGTTTTGAGTGAAAAGAAAAAGAATGGATTAAAAGAGATTCTACATGAAATTAACATTGTTTTTTTAAGTTTCATAAGAGGTAAAATCATTGACCTTACTTTACTAAGTTTTGTTACAGTAATTTCTCTTATAATTATACAGTCTGATTATGCATTTATCGTAGGTACATTTGCTGGATATACTAATATCATACCGTATCTAGGTACTTGGATTGGAATTATACCTGCTGTAATTATTGCGTTAGTAAAAGACGGATGGCAAGCAGCTCTCTTTGTCGGTGCATATATTGTTATTATACAACAGGTTTATTATGTTTTTGTTAGTCCCAAAATTCAAGGTAAAAGTATTGGTATGCATCCAGTGTTTATTTTACTGGCAATGTTTGTCTTTGGTAAATTCTTCGGCTTATTAGGTGTTATCTTATCCATACCTATGGGTGGAATTGTTAAGATATTTATCAATAGATGGGTGAAAAGACGTCAAGATAAGAAAAGTATTGCGCTAATTGACTTGAAAAAATGA
- a CDS encoding DUF4003 family protein gives MNVKNEEILKNYLSIYNEIKSEIDKDTSNDTIKTVALLYSISNKPFQLELFDEMSERIKSKVGFSTLSGELRFIISTILIIKYEYPFTKINYLLDNIKLVGEFDLYSKYSLFIAFILLDEKDVKKRLEDSRNIFYDMQDNHSFITGEEDYTFSVLLSEAGKNNSTLMEEIDYYYKNLAKDCYRRGNNLQLLSHVLALVVTEDKKDVVIENCIAIYKSMKQKGFKIKGIIYALIGLMSAVISEDIELAIIEINEVLHVLNNTKYFKKNKSFNLVVAILIVINLKDQDNHTLYYIGDNKFKTNLQYSLIVAILSKIISTDSK, from the coding sequence ATGAATGTAAAAAATGAAGAAATTCTCAAAAATTATCTTAGCATCTATAATGAAATAAAATCAGAAATAGATAAAGATACTTCAAATGATACTATTAAAACAGTAGCTTTACTGTATTCTATATCTAACAAACCTTTTCAACTTGAATTATTTGATGAAATGAGTGAAAGAATAAAAAGCAAAGTAGGATTTTCTACTTTAAGTGGTGAACTAAGGTTTATAATATCTACAATTCTAATTATTAAGTATGAGTATCCTTTTACTAAGATAAATTATCTATTGGATAATATTAAATTAGTTGGCGAATTCGATTTATACTCTAAGTATAGTCTATTCATTGCTTTTATTCTATTAGATGAAAAGGATGTAAAAAAAAGATTAGAAGATTCTAGAAACATTTTTTATGATATGCAGGATAACCATTCTTTCATAACTGGTGAAGAAGATTATACTTTCTCTGTATTATTATCAGAAGCAGGTAAGAATAATTCTACTTTGATGGAAGAGATAGATTATTATTATAAGAATTTGGCTAAAGATTGCTATAGACGAGGCAATAATCTTCAATTATTATCCCATGTCTTGGCATTGGTTGTGACAGAAGACAAGAAAGATGTTGTTATAGAAAATTGTATAGCGATATATAAATCCATGAAACAGAAAGGATTTAAAATAAAAGGCATCATATATGCACTTATCGGACTTATGAGCGCGGTTATTTCAGAAGATATCGAGTTAGCTATAATAGAAATTAATGAAGTATTACATGTATTAAATAATACTAAGTATTTCAAGAAAAATAAAAGCTTTAATTTAGTAGTAGCAATTTTGATAGTAATTAACTTAAAAGACCAAGATAATCATACTCTATACTATATTGGGGATAATAAATTCAAGACCAATCTTCAATACTCTTTAATTGTAGCAATACTTTCTAAAATTATCTCTACAGATTCTAAGTAA